One part of the Cytobacillus sp. IB215665 genome encodes these proteins:
- a CDS encoding pyridoxamine 5'-phosphate oxidase family protein, with amino-acid sequence MGSSTAKGYDSLKVVNNQTISYVDLAGSGNETANHLQDNPRITFMWCSFEQKPPILRAYGYGKVIKKYTAQYYTWMEDYYPNILSESARQVFVVDIEAVQTSCGFAIPIMEYVNDRNTLSEWTKNKVSQGKLDEYIQKMAHV; translated from the coding sequence GTGGGTAGTTCAACAGCAAAAGGGTACGATTCTTTAAAGGTTGTCAATAACCAAACCATTTCTTATGTGGATTTAGCGGGTAGTGGGAACGAAACAGCAAATCATTTACAAGATAATCCAAGAATTACTTTCATGTGGTGTAGCTTTGAACAAAAGCCTCCCATTTTAAGAGCATATGGATATGGTAAAGTTATAAAAAAATATACAGCTCAATATTATACATGGATGGAAGATTATTATCCTAATATCCTGTCAGAGTCAGCTAGACAAGTTTTTGTCGTCGATATAGAAGCTGTTCAAACTAGTTGTGGCTTTGCTATACCCATAATGGAATACGTAAACGATAGGAATACATTAAGTGAATGGACAAAGAATAAGGTTTCTCAAGGGAAATTAGACGAGTATATTCAAAAAATGGCTCACGTTTAG